A genomic segment from Janthinobacterium sp. 64 encodes:
- a CDS encoding DUF2461 domain-containing protein, which yields MHVRDLTQFLRELSDNNNRPWFVMNKPRYDILREEFLALVTSLIGELGKFDPAVKYCNPKKAMFRINRDVRFAHDKSPYKTRFSAAIAPNDMRRPSKAGGPTYYLQIDGQGNLLFGAGEYMPPPGRLKALREHMLNDAPGFSKVLKNKRLKARFGTIQNEGKLQRPPKGFDADAEHIEFIKLKSFFVWTEVPLPVNEPEKLLPTLAQGLQDAWPLVEWMRGAKEPEEVPE from the coding sequence ATGCATGTGCGTGATTTGACCCAATTTTTACGTGAACTGAGCGACAACAACAACCGTCCCTGGTTTGTGATGAACAAGCCCCGCTACGACATCCTGCGCGAGGAATTCCTGGCGCTGGTCACCAGTCTGATCGGCGAGCTCGGCAAGTTCGACCCGGCCGTGAAATACTGCAATCCGAAGAAGGCCATGTTCCGCATCAACCGCGACGTGCGTTTCGCGCACGACAAAAGCCCGTATAAAACGCGTTTTTCGGCCGCCATCGCGCCGAACGACATGCGCCGCCCCAGTAAGGCGGGCGGTCCCACGTATTATCTGCAGATCGATGGCCAAGGGAATTTACTGTTCGGCGCCGGCGAATACATGCCGCCACCTGGCCGCTTGAAGGCGCTGCGCGAGCATATGCTCAACGATGCGCCAGGTTTTTCCAAAGTGCTGAAAAATAAGCGCTTGAAGGCCCGTTTCGGCACCATCCAGAACGAGGGCAAGCTGCAGCGCCCGCCCAAGGGGTTTGACGCGGACGCCGAACATATCGAATTCATCAAGCTCAAAAGCTTTTTTGTCTGGACCGAAGTGCCGCTGCCCGTTAACGAACCGGAAAAACTGCTGCCGACCCTGGCGCAAGGCTTGCAGGATGCGTGGCCGCTGGTCGAGTGGATGCGCGGCGCGAAAGAGCCGGAGGAAGTCCCCGAGTAA
- a CDS encoding Do family serine endopeptidase, producing the protein MRRFWLLFAQTVTIALALYFVYGALRPASRVQQLGSPAKPVPVVETASSSLAPGSYRDAAARAMPAVVNILTLQVPKRGAHPLARDPFFKRFFGDRDPDDGDDDLKNSLGSGVIVSHEGYVLTNNHVVEGADEIEVVLTDGRKAPAKVVGLDPETDLAVIKINLDKLPVIVLGQSEQARVGDVVLAIGNPFGVGQTVTMGIISALGRNNLHINSFENFIQTDAAINFGNSGGALVDTRGNLIGINTAIYSQSGGSVGIGFAIPVSTAKTVMEAIIKDGHVVRGWIGVETQDITPELAQSFGLQRTSGAIIAGVVRNGPADKAGIVPGDILLTVQGKPVGDTTEMLNLIAQLPPGEKAKMTVLRKNREAALDVMVGKRPIPKELSK; encoded by the coding sequence ATGCGACGATTCTGGTTATTGTTTGCGCAAACCGTGACGATCGCGTTGGCGCTGTATTTTGTGTACGGCGCACTGCGCCCGGCCAGCCGGGTACAGCAGCTGGGCTCTCCCGCCAAGCCGGTGCCCGTGGTGGAAACGGCGTCCAGCAGCCTGGCGCCCGGTTCCTACCGCGACGCGGCGGCGCGCGCCATGCCCGCCGTCGTCAACATCCTCACCCTGCAAGTGCCCAAGCGCGGCGCCCATCCGCTGGCGCGCGATCCTTTCTTTAAACGTTTCTTCGGCGACCGCGATCCGGACGACGGCGACGACGACTTGAAAAACAGCCTTGGCTCCGGTGTCATCGTCAGCCATGAAGGCTATGTGCTGACCAACAACCATGTGGTCGAAGGCGCCGACGAAATCGAAGTGGTGCTCACCGATGGCCGCAAGGCGCCCGCCAAGGTGGTGGGCCTGGACCCGGAAACGGACCTGGCCGTCATCAAGATCAACCTCGACAAGTTGCCCGTCATCGTGCTGGGCCAGTCGGAACAGGCGCGCGTGGGCGACGTGGTGCTAGCCATCGGCAACCCGTTCGGCGTGGGCCAGACGGTAACCATGGGCATCATCTCCGCCCTGGGCCGCAACAACCTGCACATCAACAGTTTTGAAAACTTCATCCAGACGGATGCGGCCATCAACTTCGGCAACTCGGGCGGCGCCCTGGTCGATACGCGCGGCAATCTGATCGGCATCAATACGGCGATTTACTCGCAAAGCGGCGGCTCCGTCGGCATCGGCTTCGCCATTCCCGTCTCGACGGCCAAGACGGTGATGGAAGCCATCATCAAGGATGGCCACGTGGTGCGCGGCTGGATCGGCGTGGAAACACAGGACATCACGCCCGAGCTGGCGCAAAGTTTCGGCCTGCAGCGTACCAGCGGCGCCATCATCGCCGGCGTGGTGCGCAACGGCCCGGCCGACAAGGCGGGTATCGTGCCCGGCGACATCCTGCTGACGGTGCAAGGCAAGCCCGTGGGCGACACGACGGAAATGCTGAACCTCATCGCGCAACTGCCGCCCGGCGAAAAAGCTAAAATGACGGTGCTGCGCAAGAATCGCGAAGCGGCACTCGACGTGATGGTGGGCAAGCGCCCCATCCCGAAAGAGCTTTCCAAATAG